One genomic segment of Agromyces intestinalis includes these proteins:
- a CDS encoding tyrosine-type recombinase/integrase, with the protein MAGRKRLPIGTFGEITVQKIAVRKYRASTRYRDWDGVTRQVSWTAESRAAAAWALKKELTGRMRLGDGADGLSADSPFSDLAAAWLEDMRRDHDLADNTKETYERELRTLVMPTFGNFTVREVTVGRVESFLKTQRAKSYPRAKHSRTILGMVMSFAVRREIVPRNPVKETSRLKKPKHVPKALTPAQIAQIRVAARTWRTEEGRYGPRPDGQIRDLIEVMLGTAIRIGEALALRRCDVDMTADPPRVYITGTIIVSKGKGVFRQSHPKTHESNRVIAVPPFAAEVIRRRLALIARDDEEALLFHSRKGTPLTPNNARRTFRAILASAGMDDMEITPHAFRRTGATLLANEVSIQAAADVLGHTSTSTTKEHYAEPDRSVNPAAAEVLQRLAPDD; encoded by the coding sequence ATGGCGGGACGGAAGCGCCTGCCGATCGGCACGTTCGGGGAGATCACCGTACAGAAGATCGCAGTGCGGAAGTATCGCGCCTCGACACGGTACCGCGATTGGGACGGCGTGACGCGTCAGGTCTCGTGGACCGCAGAGAGCCGAGCGGCGGCGGCTTGGGCGCTGAAGAAGGAGCTCACGGGTCGGATGCGTCTCGGTGACGGCGCCGACGGGCTCTCTGCGGACTCGCCCTTCAGCGACCTCGCCGCTGCCTGGCTGGAAGACATGCGTCGGGATCACGATCTGGCGGACAACACGAAGGAGACGTACGAACGCGAACTCCGAACGCTCGTGATGCCGACGTTCGGGAACTTCACCGTGCGCGAGGTGACCGTCGGACGCGTCGAGAGCTTCCTGAAGACACAGCGGGCGAAGTCCTACCCGCGGGCAAAGCACTCGCGGACGATCCTCGGGATGGTGATGTCGTTCGCGGTACGGCGCGAGATCGTCCCGCGTAACCCGGTGAAGGAGACCTCGAGACTGAAGAAGCCGAAGCACGTGCCGAAGGCGCTCACGCCCGCGCAAATCGCCCAGATACGTGTGGCTGCGCGCACCTGGCGCACTGAGGAGGGACGATACGGCCCTCGCCCCGACGGACAGATCCGAGATCTTATCGAGGTAATGCTTGGCACCGCCATCCGGATCGGCGAGGCCCTCGCGCTGCGTCGGTGCGACGTGGACATGACCGCCGACCCGCCCCGTGTATACATCACGGGCACGATCATCGTGAGCAAGGGCAAGGGAGTGTTCCGACAGTCGCACCCGAAGACCCACGAGTCGAATCGGGTCATCGCGGTGCCGCCATTCGCGGCGGAGGTGATCCGCAGGAGACTGGCGCTGATCGCGCGGGACGACGAGGAGGCGTTGCTTTTCCACTCGCGGAAGGGCACGCCGCTCACGCCGAACAACGCGAGGCGGACGTTTCGCGCGATCCTCGCGAGCGCCGGCATGGACGACATGGAGATCACGCCGCACGCGTTCCGGCGGACCGGCGCGACGTTGCTGGCGAACGAGGTCAGCATCCAGGCTGCTGCCGACGTGTTGGGTCATACCTCGACGTCGACGACGAAGGAGCACTACGCGGAGCCGGACCGCTCGGTGAACCCGGCGGCGGCGGAGGTGTTGCAGCGGTTGGCGCCGGACGACTGA